The segment AACTCGGTCTGGCGCAGCTGCTCCTCCGGGCCATCGAAGCAGAGGCGGGAGAGAGAGAAGCCGAGCACGTCGTCGGCCATCTCAAAGACCTCGCGCGCCTCTTTGAACTCACGGGCCAGATCAGCGCCCATGCCCACGAATTGAGAACCTTGTCCGGGAAAGACGAAGGCACAGCTTTCCATGATTTCCTCCACGGCCGCGGCCGCTTTACTGGGATCAGTGTACGGTTGCGGTGACGGCGCCTTGCGGTTCGTGCGCTGCCGCGGAGAGGCGCGCCGCGGGGTCGGTCGAGACCCGGGAGTATCCCCAGCGCATGACGGCGCCTCCCCAGGCAAGCCCCGCTCCGAAACCACAGATGGTCACGACGTCGTCGCGCCCCAGACGCCCCTGTGATACCGCCTCGCTGAGCGCGATGGGAATCGAGGCGCACGAGGTGTTCCCGTAGCGCTCGACATTGCAGAACAGCTTCTCTTCAGGTATCCCCGCGCGTCGTGCGGCCGCGCTCATGATGCGAAGGTTGGCCTGATGCGGGACGAAGAGCTTCACGTCTTCGACCGTCAGACCCGCCGCGTCGAGCAGCTCGAGCGCCGCCTCGCCGAGCACCTTGACCGCAAACTTGAAGACCTCGTTGCCGGCCATCTGGATGTAGTGCTGACCCGCCGCGAGCGTCTCGGTGCTCGCAGGCAGCCGAGAACCTCCCGCCGGCATGCGCAGGAGCTCAGCCCCGCCACCGTCTGCACGGAGCGTCATGCTGAGAACCCCGTGTCCATCGGTGGAAGGCTCGAGTACGACGGCGCCAGCGCCATCACCAAAGAGAACGCATGTGTTCCGGTCGGTGAAATCGGTCACCCGGGTCAGCGTGTCGGCGCCAATGACCAGAACACGGCGAAACGTTCCGCTCTGGATGAACTGCGACCCCACCGCCAGGGCGTAGACGAATCCAGAGCAGCCACATTCCAGATCGAACGCGCCTGCGCGCGCAGCACCCAGGCGGTGCTGCACGAGGCAGGCGGTGGCAGGGAACGGCATGTCTGGTGTGGCCGTGGCGACAATCACGAGGTCGAGATCTGCAGCGGAGACGCCAGCGTCAAGAAGGGCGGCTCTCGCCGCCTCATACGCCAGGTCAGACGTGGCAGAACCCGCATCGACGATGTGGCGCTCCGAGATGCCGGTGCGCTCTCGGATCCAGGCGTCGCTCGTATCGACCATCTTCTCGAGGTCGAGATTGGTGAGCACACGCGGGGGGACGTGATGCCCGACCCCCGTGATGACAGCCTGCAGCGGCCGACCCGTCACCTATGACTGCTCCACGGTCTCCAGCGTGAACACCTGACGATCACCATACTTGCCGCACGTCGGGCACACCCGATGGGGGAGCTTGAGCTCCTTGCAGCTGGGACAAGGAACCGCATTGACCTCGGCCAGGCGGATGTTCGCACGACGGCGACGGGTCTTGGAGTGGGATGTCTTGTATTTAGGATTGGCCACGAGCGGAAACCTCCTACGCGGGATGCCGCATCTGCTCGTCGTCGCCGCCTTCAGTCGGCAGCGAAGATGCGCCCGTGATTGCTGCTCTGCGCGCGCCTCGCCCTGACGCTCACCCCT is part of the Pseudomonadota bacterium genome and harbors:
- a CDS encoding ketoacyl-ACP synthase III: MQAVITGVGHHVPPRVLTNLDLEKMVDTSDAWIRERTGISERHIVDAGSATSDLAYEAARAALLDAGVSAADLDLVIVATATPDMPFPATACLVQHRLGAARAGAFDLECGCSGFVYALAVGSQFIQSGTFRRVLVIGADTLTRVTDFTDRNTCVLFGDGAGAVVLEPSTDGHGVLSMTLRADGGGAELLRMPAGGSRLPASTETLAAGQHYIQMAGNEVFKFAVKVLGEAALELLDAAGLTVEDVKLFVPHQANLRIMSAAARRAGIPEEKLFCNVERYGNTSCASIPIALSEAVSQGRLGRDDVVTICGFGAGLAWGGAVMRWGYSRVSTDPAARLSAAAHEPQGAVTATVH
- a CDS encoding 50S ribosomal protein L32, which gives rise to MANPKYKTSHSKTRRRRANIRLAEVNAVPCPSCKELKLPHRVCPTCGKYGDRQVFTLETVEQS